tgtataattatatattttcccTCCGTGGTAATTTTGCAATTATATACGCATTTGAAGGTGCTTAATGCCTATGAGTTTGAGCGTCATGCTGGTTGCAAGACGAAGCACCCTAACAATCACATATACTTTGAGAATGGTAAAACCATCTACCAGATAACCCAGGAGCTAAGGAGCACGCCACAAAGTTTGTTGTTCGAAGCAATTCAAACCGTGACTGGTTCCCCCATCAATCAAAAAGCTTTCCAGATTTGGAAAGGTATTCATAATCCCAGTTAGTCCTAATTAGATCTCTATCTCTATCTCTCGTTCATCGACTATTTGATTCATATTGAACTATTTCTTATGGTCAGAATCATTTCAAGCTGCAACTCGAGAGCTCCAGCGAATATATGGGAAAGAAGAACTGAATCTATAAGTTCAATGTTGGTGGaatgataaaataaagaatattcTCTGCCCTATTTTAGTCAGCCATGTATCTGTAAAGATTGTGATGTAAAATATGTGCACTTTATGCTTCATCAATTGTAATTTGACAGTGCAAACGTTTATGAACAAAAATATGTGTCATATCGAATAGCGATTGCAATGGCCAATGGCAGCATCGATGTACTATTTTCTCCTTTTGTGATTGCATCtacaaaatttaaagttttctCATCTGtcggaaacagtctctctaAATTTAAACTTAAACGTTGTTGTTGTGGTGTTGTCTTCAGCCCCATTTTACTTTTCGCTTGCCTTATATGATTTCCTATTTCCATTATATAAGATTTAGGATTGTATTAATTTTGACGTATTCTGCCAAAAGTGAAAACATGATGAGCTTAATTGtcagaaattaattaatttatcaacCTGTCTGCAACTAGATGAAAGAGTACATCATTGGTGCATTGCTTATTAATACGACAAGAAACCAGAGACAACAAATTGAGGCATCCTCATCCTCCACTACAATATGCATGAGACAATGCGTTGTCCTAATTAACAACAACACATGTCGTCTAAAGTAAGTACTTAGTAAGACATGGGTTTTCACTCTTCATGGAAAACCAACAAGTATTGTTTATCTAAATTGATAAATTGACTACTCGAGTAGACATTATGATCTAACATTTTAActccaaataaattaaaagggttcttaaaaaaaagattaatgGGAATATTCATGGAGCATAAAGAGTAGAATAGGAGAGGGATTTGACTTAACTAATATTGATTTGTtttgaatatgaaaaagaaaaagttaaaaGGTGGAAGCATATGCTTAGAAGATCCTCTCTCCACCAAGTAGCAATTCATTTTtctaaagttttaaaaaattaggcTCTGAACTAATctccttctcttttcttttatttaataaagaccCCCCCTTCCTCTCACTCTTTCTCcttcatttttttctcctttcccAGTTCCCACAACAATGGAAAATCAAATTGATGACGATGACGATGACGATGACGATGACGATGGTGGTTCTTCATGATGATGCATCATCGACTATCTTTTCTTGGGCAACTACTAAACCCTTTGGCAATGCATTATTATGCAATTAAAAGATATATAGGTACCAGTTATATATCAAAGATTCaagtctcttttcttttctgctTTACATTTTTGGTGTATCCAAATTTAGCTGGGAATGTTATTCAACACTATTATTCACTAACAAGTTTACAATTGTGTCCTTGGATCTCATGTTTCGATCTTGATGTAGCTTTAAGGATACTTTAATTTCTCAATAATATATCTATCTACATTATTTgatgtatgtatataataagGTGGTATCGCGCGAGTAGCTAGATCTATTTGTATTGTATATGTTTGCTTTCATCACAGAAATTAAATTGCAGGAACCCCATTTTCACGTTATAGTAATTAAtttgtccaaaataatagtgtaTTTTAATATCTCATCGGAACCTCTAACCACGGATGTCTAGTACTGCAAATCCTTATGTCAAAGTTGTATTCCCTAAGATCCTGTGACCACAACTTGGAATACTTTCTTTCACATAATTAACTCAAAATACCTATTAATATTGTTATCCTAAATGGTGCACGTTTGAAATAATAGGGGTGTTTTCCCAGTGCGATGCGTTGTGTCAAAAGATTGGTGTCAATGGGGCATTTTGGACTTGGGTGCACTGCGACAATTTTTGCTGAGCGGATTTTGTTAGCAAGtgtatatatacactatataattgtttgttatttaatataatatgGATATACCATATGTATACATTTACATTACACCTCAATTTCGACACTAGTTATagtcaaaagaagaagaaaagtaaTGCTGGAAATATAAACATTAAGCTCACTTCATAATATATTCAAAACGCCACTCTTACATTACAAGATCATATATAAAAAGGGTTTATATGAgagtttaaatgattttcatcTATCTTGTCCTCGCCTTCTCATCTCTTAGATCGTCATCTTTTTAGAAGATGTTCTTTTCTGGTTATTGACTTTGCCAATTTTACTATTCTGCTTTAGAAGGCACATcattaatttcatcataaaattcCTCTTCATTATTACTCCCCTCTTTTGGAGATTTCTCAATACAATGAAAAGTTCATGTtaatcattttatcaattacCATATTTCTTGGAAAATGTTTTTAGGTTCTATAACAATATATGAGTAGTATTTTAGAATCATATTCATATTCATCTGAGATATTTTCTTCAGAGTTATCACTCACcttcatcatttttttaataaaaagaaacAAGACATTCATTAATCCTTCATAGTCGAGAGTGTGAATTTTCGGTTGGCAACAATATCATCTGCTACTTCTCTATTCAAAATTCATCGTCGTGAAGTAATTCCATAAGCAATTGGTTCGTTAGATTGACTCGCTTATTGGCTCCTTCCACTTTTCCCCTTTTGTATAAATTAATCCACCAAGTTATCTTATTAATTTGAAGAATTACTCAAATAACTGTTCAAGCCGAGGACTTTTTGAAAATAACCTTTCTACCTCCACGAGATAGTTGTAAAATCTACATACGCACTAACTATCCTCTCAGACCTCACTAAGTAAAATTTCactgaatatattataattGCAATCAAATAATCATTCATTCACctctttaaattaaaaatagcgAACAGAAGCattcatatataaaatatatatgaatatatttatGATGGCTAAGAACATAAACAATATATTCAATTGGCTATTTGGGTAAAGATTCCTATTAATTTTGCACAATCCGCCAAAATTTCTTGAATGTGATTGAACCGCCAACGCCAAAGGCACGAGAAGTTgaaatttcccaaattctcCTTCCTCTCTTTATTCCTTACAGCAAAAAAGGCGCAAAAGTTAAAAGTCATCATCACCGCACATTATCCTCACATGAGAACATATATATCCAACGCTCCAAATCATGCCAGCTCATCTATCCGCACACCTCTCCAAATAACCAATAGTATTTCACCTCTTGCTTCTATATATACACATTGCACCTAGCTCAAATCTAAATATCAATTCACCCTTGAACAGCCGCTTTCAGTTTCCTTTCatattttctctttcaattcCAATGGCACCAAAGGCAGAGAAGAAGCCAGCAGAAAAGAAGCCGGCGGAGGAGAAGAAGACCACTGTCGCTGAGAAAGCTCCGGCGGAGAAGAAGCCAAAGGCCGGGAAGAAGCTACCAAAGGACGCCGCTTCCGGcgacaagaagaagaagaaggccAAGAAGAGCGTTGAGACTTACAAGATCTACATCTTCAAGGTGCTCAAACAGGTCCATCCTGATATTGGTATTTCCAGCAAGGCTATGGGGATCATGAACAGCTTCATCAATGACATTTTTGAGAAGCTGGCTCAGGAATCTTCTAGATTGGCCCGTTACAACAAGAAGCCTACTATTACTTCTCGGGAGATCCAGACTGCTGTGAGACTTGTGCTTCCTGGTGAATTGGCTAAGCATGCTGTATCTGAGGGTACCAAGGCTGTTACCAAGTTTACTAGCTCTTGAAGTTCTGATGGTGTTAGAATAGTTTTTGGGTCCATCCTGATATTTGAATTTCTATGTTTGTTTAGAATTAGGGTTTATTTATATTAGATAGTATTGTTGGAGAACTTTTGGATCATCTCGATCCATTATGTGTAGTTCAGATTTGGAATGGTTCTGTTTCAATTGCTTTGTTGCAAAATGTTTATGCTGAATGTCAAATGTTCACCCAAAAAAATTCTTCTGAGCGCAAAGAAAAGTTGAATTGGTTTGGCAGCTTGTGAATGAGAAGGGGTTCTAATGGCATTTGTCTCGTAACGTTTGAATTGCTGAAAGCCCTCTGCATTTGAAGAAACTAAATGCATTCTTGAATGTGACCCTGTTGAATCTAattaaaattactaacagcACAAAGTTGTAGCAAATGGTAGTCTGGGCATTGGAGAAACCAAAATCAACACCAATGATGCATGACAGATATAAATATAGTCAAAGTTGAAAAACTCTTTTCCCCTTTTTATCCAGAAACTGCTTTACAGATGCTATAAATAGTTCTCTTCTTTATTCATTGCATGCTTGCAGTGAATATTTTGTTTACCTTTCTTGAACATCAATTCCTCTTTCATTTTCAACAAGAGTCGGTTGATCATAACTCCTTTTTCAATAAGAGTCCATTAATCATAACTCCTTTTCCTACGTTCTATTAAAGCTCTTCATATTTGACATTTGACATAAACATTTTGCAACAAAGTTCCGTGTTTACTGAGTAAAATCTCTCTATATTTACTGAGTAGACTCCATCAGTAACTGGTGCAATGATATGTTATGTAGACAGAAATACCAGTTCCGTGTTTCAATTATCTCACTATGCCGTGTTTTTCAGCCTGTGACGGGTGACTGGAGGTGTATTTGATGAAGTGCAAGTTTTCTTAGTACTAACATCTTCGGATAGTTCAATGGTAGTTGTCTACACAGGTCGAACTAAACTGCACGATGAAATATGCAGGGGTCAATGTTCATGTAAACGAAGCAGAGGCAACTTGGTCCTCACACAGTCGCAGATGTCTACTGTAACAAATGCGAGAATCTACTAGGATGGAAATTTGTATGATACCAAAAATCCTATGCCCCAAATTTGCTAAATTCTATCAATGAGCAAAATTATTTGATATGATCTGTCTTTTTAACCCCTTTCTCAGATTGAAGTATTTGAAGAGGATCCAGTCGCAAGAAAAGACATGGTTATGTTGAAAATGTGAGATTAATATGCTACAAACTCATGCTTTCATATCACATAAAGTAGTTAATCATACCTTTTCTTTTATCCTCCTTTCACAGGGAGAAGCTGCAGGAAAGGAATGGAAATCAAATAGAAGAAGCAGAAGAACCTAGAGCAAATGCAGCAATGGGAGCGCCAGTAGTTAAGAAACTATAAACCTATGATGGAAGATTCTGTCAAGGAGATCTCTTGAATAAATCAATTAACTTCTACAAGAGAAACTTTGAATGCCCTTTACTTTgctttttccatattttttatAAGCTTTTCACATTTCTTATATTGCTATATGTACCCTGATATGGTACTGCAACATCCCATACCTGAACAAGAAAAAATGATTCATACACTAGTTTCTTTTTGCTAAAAGGGATTTGATACAGTACTGATACACAATTCGGGGGTGTTTTCTATTGTAAACCGTGATAATATTGTCATCATGTTTCATGATTGTAGCCTCTGAATAGGGCTCTTTGCGCTGTTTAGCATCAGTTATTGTGCAGATGTGAAGTTGCAACTCTGATTCTCTGGAATCTGAAGTACACTTATAAATTCCAGAACCAGAATAACCCATTATAGTCTATCTAATTTGACTTTATATCTTTAAATTAATCCCGGTTTTTGATACTGAACCACTATGTTTTATTTTCCTGAACCTGATGAGGCTCCAAAACTGTAACTATACCACTCAGTAATAAAGACCAACCTGGCTCATAAGTATAGTTTCCTGAGTTCTCAGCTTTAGTCAAGTAGATTAACAGGAAGGCGTTGTATTGGGGAGTTTGGGGTTGCCTGTAGTCAGGCAATTCTGCATCTCAACACTAAGAATGAGATCTCTTCATTAGCATCACTCGTGCTAGCAGTTGCTCAACAAAGAGTGGTGAAACTTGCAGAGCTTAAATATCAGTATTTCAGGCAGAGAGGGTTAGACTTCCCATATTTCCTGTACTGTCCCCTCTTTTAAATATAAAGACGGAGATTTTAAACATGTCAACTCTCTCAAACTCATCAGTTAAGACTATAAATCAAGGCTTACCTCCTGGAAATCCCTTAATTGAAGATCGACGTCTTCTTCCAGATAGAGAATTTTGTTTCATTTCTACCTAATAGCACACAAGATTGGAGTTTTATTTCCTCAAAAGAAGTGAAGATATAGCTAGTAGCTTTTCAGTTGCCTAAGTGCTATGTCTACACATAGATTAGTCAACCTACATTGTAAGAGTGCACGGAATAAACTGGGAGTACTGATTACTGGACGATACACTTGAAAAATTCTCAACCGCAACAGAATTAAATGCACAGAAGGAATTCCGTTAAACTTCTAATGCTTACAACAAAGGATTTCAAACAGTTTCATTTCAACAGCAAATAAAAGCCAAATACCCAAGATTCCAGGTTTATGAGCGGTTAGTTTGATTCATGATAACTAGCACCAAAAGATTATTTTAGAAAGCACAATGCGAGGACGAACTCTACAAAGCGCTGAATGCAAAGACATACAATTCTGCAGATCCAATGTCATCAAGATTTAAGGGATGCCCCAACTTTTCCAAGGTCCTCAAGTGCCTTTGAGATTTGCTCCTCCGTCAATCCTTCTAGTCTGATGCCCCTTTCAACTCCCAGGTCtattagaattttaaaaagaaaactcCATGAATAGAAGGTCAAACCACAAGAACAGGGTAAAAATCACTTAAAACAACTTGACTATACCAGATTTGAAAAACATTGCCCTTAAAGAAAACCTaatataaaacttcatcaaATTTGTTCAAAGAAGAACGGAGTAAACATTTGCAATGGTGTCAAATACTTTGGAACACCCCAAAGTGGAAAGGACATATTAAATTAGAACGGATTGAGTTTTATTAATGAGAAACCAAGATACTCTATATGCCTAGAAAACCCAACACTGTGAGGCCCATTCACTAAACACAAATCTTAATTGCTTTCACTAAATCCATAAGATTTGACATCATCGAATGTCTTTACAGTCACATATAATTCCTTCGTCCTCATTCTTTTGATGAACTCATTATGCAATTCATCAATCAGATTTCTATCAATCCCTTACCAAAAGTCTACTTATAAGTTTCAATTAAGCTG
This Solanum dulcamara chromosome 8, daSolDulc1.2, whole genome shotgun sequence DNA region includes the following protein-coding sequences:
- the LOC129898920 gene encoding histone H2B.3-like; translated protein: MAPKAEKKPAEKKPAEEKKTTVAEKAPAEKKPKAGKKLPKDAASGDKKKKKAKKSVETYKIYIFKVLKQVHPDIGISSKAMGIMNSFINDIFEKLAQESSRLARYNKKPTITSREIQTAVRLVLPGELAKHAVSEGTKAVTKFTSS